The genomic interval ATATGTTTCGAAAGTTCAGCACGAGCGTTATCTAGTACGTACTGGGGAGAGTTGTTCGATAAACACCAGCAACTAGCGACCGTATAGTGTTCTCCCCGTGCGTGATGACCGCTCTCGTCGACGAAAATATAGAGGTCGTCCACCATATTCAGACGGTTCGTGTGTCGACTGTCGCCGCTTTGAGTTAATAATGACTACGAAGAGAGGTGGCGATTTTTCTACCCAACGGCCGAAGACACGCTCATGCCCCTCGACCACGCCGCCGACCCGAGCACCGAGGCCGAACCCTTCCTCGACGCGCTCGCCGACCTCTGCGACCATTACGACGCGACCGCCGAGTCCAGTTACGTCACTCTCCCCGACCCCGCCAGCAAGGTTCACTACCTCACCGCGGGCGAGGGGCCGCCCCTCCTGTTGCTCCACGGCCTCGGGAGCACCGCGCACGTCTGGGTGCCGCTGTTCGACGCGCTGACCGACCGCTTCACCGTCTACGCCCCCGACCGTCCCGGTCGGGGGCTCTCGACCGCGGTGGACTACCACGAGACCGGCTTCCGGGAGTTCGGCGTCGAGTACGTCGCCGACTTTCTCGACGCGCTCGGAATCGAGGAGACCGCGGTGATGGGCAACTCGCTCGGCGGGTTCCAGTCGCTCGCGCTCGCGGTCGACCGCCCCGAGCGCGTGCGTCGGCTGTGTATCGTCGGCGCGCCCGCCGGGCTGTCGCGGTCGATTCCGCACCTGTTCCGGCTGTTCGACCTGCCGGTGGTCGGCGACCTGTTGTTCGACCTGTTCGCGGTCGAGACGGTCGCAGACGCTCGCCGACAGTACCGCCGAATCAACGTCGAAGACGACTCTGCGCTGCCCGACGCGTACTTCGAACCCGGCGTCGTCGCCGAGGGCCTGCCCGGCCAGCGCGAGAGCCTCCGGTCGCTGATGGAGACGTTGGGGTCGTTCCGGGGGATGGCCCCCGAGTTCGACCTGCGCGGGGACCTCGACTCGGTCGAGGTCCCCGCGCGGTTCGTCTGGGGGACCGACGACTACTTCTGGGAACCGGAGGTCGGCCGCCCGGCGGTCGAGCGGATGGGCGACGCCGAACTGGTCGAACTCCGCGACCACGGCCACATGCCGTGGCTCGAACCGGGCGACGACGCCGAGCGCGCCGCGGTCGAGTTCCTGACCGAGTGACCGCCATGTTCACCGCGCTCCCGGGGGACTTAACATCCGGAAGGAACCACGATGGAGTATGACCGATGCGACGGGATCGCGGGGGTGTTCGCGTGTCCAACGCCAAGGGTAACCGCCGGGAGCGCGAACTCGTCAATCGCCTCGACGAGGCCGGATTCGCGGTGATGCGCGCGCCCGCCTCCGGTGCGGCGACCGAGCGCGAACTCCCGGACGTGCTGGCGGGCGACGGCGACGTCTTCTACGCCATCGAGGCCAAGTCGAGTTCGGGCGACCCCATCTACCTCACCGGCGAGGAGGTCGAGGCGCTGGTCTACTTCTCGCGGAACTTCGGCGCGAAGCCCAAGATCGGCGTGCGGTTCGACCGCGAGGACTGGTACTTCTTCCACCCCGCCGACGTTCACCAGACCGACGGCGGCAACTACCGCGTGAAGAAGGAGGCCGCGCGCGAAGGCGGCGACCCGATGGACGCCCTCCGGGACGACGGGGACGCCGGGGCCGACGCCGACGACGGACACGCCATCCGGGACGTGCTGGTCGCGGTCGAGCAGGGCGTCCTCTCGGTCGACGAGGCGGCGTCGATGCTCGAATAACGCCAATCCATATCAATATCTGGGGAAATGCCCGGTGATGTAGTACCTAAGAGTGGTTGCATCTAATCACCGATAGCGCGTTGACGAACCCTTTTAACTCTTGGACTGAAATCAAAAAGTAGCGTCTATGAGAGGAACTCTCGACACGTTCAATCGCCGAGAGAGTTGTCGGGCGATGTTCTGCTGGCGCGAGTCTCCTACTAATGGGGGCGCGCGAGGCCTGGTAACCCTCGCGTCTATCGGAAAGGACAATGAACGTCAACATACAATCGGGCCCCCTTGGTATGGGGGTCCTTGTTGGAGCAGAGTTGATAAGAACGGGGCTTGTAACCGGTAATATTCATGTTGCCGGTGCAGGTGCGATAATCTGCGGGTTGAGCTTGGTACTCGGCTACGTAGTAGCGAATTCCCGTTCGAAACAAGCCGAACGCCCGAAGGACGTGAAAGCGAAGTAGGGCGGATCGGTGTCGCTCTTCAGAGCGGCCAACCAACCGACTAATTTATCGATAAATAACTCTGATGAGCTTGAATTACGGAAATCGGAAAGGATGAACGCCAACTGTCATCACGACCGGTGGTAAGTCGGCCGCTCGTTTGTTGGACAGTCGATGGTAAGCCGACTGCTCTATTTGTCAGCCATTGGCGGAACGAGTTGGCATTCTGTCTTACACACGGACAACCCTAACCCCAGCCTGAGGTACGTTGTCCAATTTGGCCTAAGACCTTATAGTCCCTAAAGCTTACGGTGGCGTAACATTGACTGTAATTCCCCTTTTTAGACGCCTACGGAGCTAATTTCTGACCTATAATTCTGGATATATATAGCCCCCGCGAATTATTATCGACATCT from Halorussus salilacus carries:
- the hjc gene encoding Holliday junction resolvase Hjc translates to MSNAKGNRRERELVNRLDEAGFAVMRAPASGAATERELPDVLAGDGDVFYAIEAKSSSGDPIYLTGEEVEALVYFSRNFGAKPKIGVRFDREDWYFFHPADVHQTDGGNYRVKKEAAREGGDPMDALRDDGDAGADADDGHAIRDVLVAVEQGVLSVDEAASMLE
- a CDS encoding alpha/beta fold hydrolase; this translates as MPLDHAADPSTEAEPFLDALADLCDHYDATAESSYVTLPDPASKVHYLTAGEGPPLLLLHGLGSTAHVWVPLFDALTDRFTVYAPDRPGRGLSTAVDYHETGFREFGVEYVADFLDALGIEETAVMGNSLGGFQSLALAVDRPERVRRLCIVGAPAGLSRSIPHLFRLFDLPVVGDLLFDLFAVETVADARRQYRRINVEDDSALPDAYFEPGVVAEGLPGQRESLRSLMETLGSFRGMAPEFDLRGDLDSVEVPARFVWGTDDYFWEPEVGRPAVERMGDAELVELRDHGHMPWLEPGDDAERAAVEFLTE